In Nitrospinota bacterium, the genomic window ACCCCAGGGGTTATCCTCCGCAGGCGGCCCACTCCATAGCCCCTTGGCTAAGTTCCAAAACATGAGGATCAGCCCGGCGATAAAAATCCAAGAGCCCACGGTGGAGACGACGTGACCGGAGTGGAACTTCGGAAGGTAATCATAATATCGACGGGGCATCCCATCGAGGCCGAGCTTAAACATCGGGAAGTAGAGAACGTTGAACCCGACAAAGACGAGGAGCCACGCCCACTTTGCGACCAGCTCGTTGTACATCCGGCCAAACATCTTCGGGAACCAGAAATGGAGGGCCGCAAAGAGGGCAATCCCCGTTCCGCCAAAGACGATATAGTGGAAATGGGCCACAACAAAATAGGTGTCATGAAGGTGGATGTCAGCGGCTACGGCCCCTTGCACCAAGCCGCTGAACCCACCGATGCAGAAGAAGAAAATAAACGCCAGGGCGTATAGAAAGGGCGAGGCGATCTCGATGGAGCCCCGGTACAAGGTGGCAACCCAGTTAAACACCTTAATGGCGCTGGGTATGGCCACGAGGAAGGTAATAAAGGAAAAAACCATCCTAGCGGTGTCGCTCATCCCGCTGGTGAACATGTGATGACCCCAGACCAAGAAGCCAAAGGCCGCGATGGCAATGCTCGACCACGCAATGGCTCTGTAGCCAAAGATGGTTCGCCTAGCAAAGACGGGGATGATCTCAGAGATGACGCCCATCCCCGGCAGAGCCATCACGTAGACCGCAGGATGAGAGTATATCCAAAAGAGATGCTGAAAGAGGACAGGGTCGCCCCCCATGACGGGGTTAAACAGGCCGATTCCCACGACTCGTTCGAGGATGACGAGCACGAGGGTAATCCCAATGATGGGGGTGGCCAGAACCTGCATCCAGGCTGTGGCGTAGACCGCCCAGACAAACAGGGGCAGGCGATACCAGGTCATGCCGGGGGCCCGGAGCCGGTGCACCGTGGTCAAGAAATTCAAGCCCGTCAAGATGGATGAAAATCCCAGCAAAAAGGCGGCAAAGAGGGCCATCGACGTGTTGGTGCCGGTCCTGAGGCTGTACGGAGCATAGAAGGTCCACCCCGTATCAGCGAACCCGCTTCCGGTGAACAGGGACGTGATGGCGACCGTGGCACCACTGATGAACAGCCACCAGGAGAGCAGGTTGATCCGTGGGAAGGCCACATCTTCGGCCCCAATCATAATCGGCAGCAGGAAGTTGCCGAACGAGGCCGAAAGCCCCGGGATGGCGAACATAAAAATCATGATGACGCCGTGAAGCGTGAACATTGAATTATACGTTTGGGGCCCCATGATGGTCCTGCCTGGGGCGATGAGCTCGATCCGGAGCAAAAACCCAAGGAGCACCGCAATAGCGAACAAGCTCAGCATGCTCGCCAGGTACAAGATGCCTATACGCTTGTGATCGGTTGAAAAAATCCATCCGAATATTCCGTTATACTTGCCCTTCACTTCATAAAAGCTGATCCCAGGATGAACCGCCACCGCCGCTTCGCCACTCATGAGCCTTACCCCTCTTTCCGTATCTGTCTTTTTCCTGCCCTCGTTAAGAAAATGGCCAGCCCTATCAAAAAGACAATCATCGTGGTCCCGAACACTTTCAAGATATTAAACACGTATTTTTTGCCTTTGGGATCGTACGTGAAGCAGTATTGCAGAAACTTCGCGATGGTAGGGCCCGGTCTGCCCTCCGAAGCCTCGGCGAGCGCCATCTTAAGGTCGAAGGGCAAAAAGGTCTTTCCATACAGGTATCGGATGATTTTGCCTTCGCCAGAAAGGATGACCAGTGTAACGGAGTGATGGAAAACATCCTCTTTCCTTTGGAACCGAAAGCCCGCCGCGTTGGTGAATTTCTTGATGTTCGCCCTATCCCCGGTCAAAAACCGCCACGCCTCCGGCGGATAGGGTTTTTCAATGGCCTTGAGATAGTCCCTCTTATTCTTCGCCGCGTCGGCCGGTGTGTCGAGCTCGTCAAAGCTGACCGCCAGCGCACGGTACTCTTCGCCCGGCACCGCGTCTAATTTACGCAAAACCTCAGAAACCCCGGTCAGCAGAAGGGGGCAGACATCGGTGCAACTATAATATACGAAAGAGACTATGGTGGGTCTATCGATGAGTTCCTTCAGGCTCACCTCTCGGCCATCCGAATCAACGAACGTCAAATCGAGGGGCACATAATCACCCAACTGCTCCTCAATGCCGATATAAGGCGCCTCGGCATCTTTCAGGGCATCATGGTCATGTCGGTCCGGTTCGGTAGGTTCTTGGGAGAGGGATCCGCCGTTTTGGGCATCGCCTCCCGGAGCGCGGAGGGCCGCTCCTTGGGGCTTTGTAGACTGTCCCTTGCCGGGCTCATGTCCCCAGGCCCAGGTGGCCGGCAAAAGAAGCGCCAGGGCCACAAAAAAAATAAAACGCCTCTTCTTCACCCTCATTTCTTCGAACGTACGCAAAGCAATGTCTCTTTCTGCATGTTTTTTCGGGGCCGAAGACCGTCAGGAGAGCGCAGAGAATCTCACCCGGGCAACCGGGTCACGTCTAACGATGTCACCTCATCCCATTTAAAGGCGGGGTCCATTGTCTGGCGAGAGATTGCCCCCTCCACCAAATACGGAATATGCCTCGTTCCTCCGGCCGTGTCAAGTCTTTATTGGAAGAAGTGATGGGGCCGGGATTGAGCCGATAAACCAACGGTCCGGCGGCGGTGTCCAATGAATTGCTACGGGCGGGTGGCTTGAGATACTTGCCAAGACTATATGAATGGTGTAAACTTACGATATATATTATGTAGGGCATAAAAATAAGGGCGACGAACCTTCCAGGACAGCGTCCTGGGATAAGAGAAACGGGGGAGGGTTGAAGCATGGTCCAGCAGAAAGAAGACATTAAGCGGACCGCCCACCCCGAATCGGGAGAATCCGAAGGGGCCAAGGTCAAGTCCCCGGGGACGGACCAACGTCGTGCCGCCTGGGAAAAGACCCTCAATTCCTTCGTCGAGCGGTTTGACTTCACCCCGATCGATTTAAAGCCCGACGTCCACGATGGCGTGCCCCTTGTGGCGGGCACCGACATGCCGCTCAGCACCATCCTCTGGATGCTCTCGGTGGGCTACCGTGTGGAGAACATCCTCAAGGAATACCCCGGCGTGGAACGAAAGCAGCTCCTGAACGCCCTAGCCTTCGCCGCGGAGCTTCTAGAAGAATAATCCAGCACCCCGACCGACTCAAACGAGGCAGCGTCCCCTTTGCTGCCTCGTTCTTTTATGGGGG contains:
- a CDS encoding cbb3-type cytochrome c oxidase subunit I encodes the protein MSGEAAVAVHPGISFYEVKGKYNGIFGWIFSTDHKRIGILYLASMLSLFAIAVLLGFLLRIELIAPGRTIMGPQTYNSMFTLHGVIMIFMFAIPGLSASFGNFLLPIMIGAEDVAFPRINLLSWWLFISGATVAITSLFTGSGFADTGWTFYAPYSLRTGTNTSMALFAAFLLGFSSILTGLNFLTTVHRLRAPGMTWYRLPLFVWAVYATAWMQVLATPIIGITLVLVILERVVGIGLFNPVMGGDPVLFQHLFWIYSHPAVYVMALPGMGVISEIIPVFARRTIFGYRAIAWSSIAIAAFGFLVWGHHMFTSGMSDTARMVFSFITFLVAIPSAIKVFNWVATLYRGSIEIASPFLYALAFIFFFCIGGFSGLVQGAVAADIHLHDTYFVVAHFHYIVFGGTGIALFAALHFWFPKMFGRMYNELVAKWAWLLVFVGFNVLYFPMFKLGLDGMPRRYYDYLPKFHSGHVVSTVGSWIFIAGLILMFWNLAKGLWSGPPAEDNPWGGATLEWQIQSPPTPHNFLEIPTVTKGPYEFEWEPIK
- a CDS encoding SCO family protein, which translates into the protein MRTFEEMRVKKRRFIFFVALALLLPATWAWGHEPGKGQSTKPQGAALRAPGGDAQNGGSLSQEPTEPDRHDHDALKDAEAPYIGIEEQLGDYVPLDLTFVDSDGREVSLKELIDRPTIVSFVYYSCTDVCPLLLTGVSEVLRKLDAVPGEEYRALAVSFDELDTPADAAKNKRDYLKAIEKPYPPEAWRFLTGDRANIKKFTNAAGFRFQRKEDVFHHSVTLVILSGEGKIIRYLYGKTFLPFDLKMALAEASEGRPGPTIAKFLQYCFTYDPKGKKYVFNILKVFGTTMIVFLIGLAIFLTRAGKRQIRKEG
- a CDS encoding DUF433 domain-containing protein, with translation MVQQKEDIKRTAHPESGESEGAKVKSPGTDQRRAAWEKTLNSFVERFDFTPIDLKPDVHDGVPLVAGTDMPLSTILWMLSVGYRVENILKEYPGVERKQLLNALAFAAELLEE